The following proteins come from a genomic window of Pleuronectes platessa chromosome 2, fPlePla1.1, whole genome shotgun sequence:
- the cdk4 gene encoding cyclin-dependent kinase 4, with amino-acid sequence MANATSFQYEPVAEIGGGAYGTVYKARDTESGQFVALKSVRVQTDQNGLPISTVREVALLRRLEQFDHPNVVRLMDVCATKRSDQETKVTLVFEHVDQDLKTYLERAPAPGLATDRIKDLMRQLVCGLAFLHSNRVMHRDLKPENILVTSGGQVKLADFGLARIYSCHMALTPVVVTLWYRPPEVLLQSSYATPVDIWSTGCIFAEMFRRKPLFCGESEVDQLGKIFEVIGLPSEDEWPTDVTLSRKHFPSLVPRPITEYVSEIDEQGTQLLLNMLTFDPLKRISALKALEHPYFHDVETLTQTKR; translated from the exons ATGGCCAACGCCACCAGTTTCCAGTATGAGCCAGTGGCAGAGATCGGAGGAGGCGCTTACGGGACTGTTTATAAGGCCAGAGACACGGAGAGCGGGCAGTTCGTCGCTCTGAAGAGCGTGCGCGTCCAGACAGACCAGAATGGCCTGCCCATCTCCACAGTCAGAGAGGTGGCTCTGTTGAGACGGCTGGAGCAGTTTGACCACCCAAATGTAGTCAG GCTCATGGACGTATGTGCCACCAAGAGGTCGGACCAGGAGACTAAAGTCACTCTGGTATTTGAGCATGTGGACCAAGACCTCAAGACATACCTCGAGAGAGCTCCCGCTCCCGGATTAGCTACCGACCGCATTAAA GACCTCATGAGGCAGTTGGTGTGTGGTCTTGCATTCCTTCACTCTAACCGTGTGATGCACAGGGACCTGAAACCAGAGAATATCCTGGTGACCAGTGGGGGCCAGGTGAAACTGGCCGACTTTGGACTGGCCCGGATCTACAGCTGCCACATGGCTCTCACTCCTGTG gtgGTGACACTGTGGTATCGGCCTCCTGAGGTTCTGCTACAGTCCAGTTATGCCACACCTGTAGACATCTGGAGCACCGGCTGCATCTTCGCTGAGATGTTCCGACGCAA ACCGTTGTTCTGTGGAGAGTCCGAAGTGGACCAGCTGGGAAAGATTTTTGA AGTGATCGGCTTGCCATCAGAGGACGAGTGGCCGACTGACGTTACGCTCTCCAGAAAACACTTCCCCTCGCTCGTGCCGCGCCCCAttactgaatatgtttcagAGATAGACGAGCAGGGGACACAACTATTGCTG AAcatgctgacctttgaccccttgaAACGAATATCTGCCCTGAAAGCTCTAGAACATCCATATTTCCACGACGtggagacactgactcagacaaaGAGATGA
- the LOC128459917 gene encoding E3 ubiquitin-protein ligase MARCHF9-like — MFKYRIRLFFNELKVLLLMRSGSSSSSRSSSIRTDTGTDPQPHTRMRGLPIGDCGWPPLSCSHPDDEEEYYGSDPRPCSLALEDKEEGDKPQGGGDGGEGGGLDAASLPSLSDNSPQCRICFQGPEKGELLSPCRCNGSVRCTHQSCLIRWISERGSWSCEICYTKYQVLAISTKNPLQWQSLSLTVIEKVQIAAIILGSLFLIASISWLVWSSLSPSAKWQRQDLLFQICYGMYGFMDIVCIGLIIHEGSSVYRIFKRWQAVNQQWKVLNYEKAKDLGDLFNSGSKGAGRVERNSAHTVTDSRRRTNRHVRTILHHHCGYTLLHILSQLRPNSLRSANHEVVMRVTTV; from the exons ATGTTCAAGTATCGGATCCGTCTGTTTTTCAATGAACTCAAAGTGTTGCTACTGATGCGCTCtggatccagcagcagcagccgcagcagcagcatcaggacCGACACGGGCACAGACCCGCAGCCGCACACCAGGATGAGGGGGCTGCCTATAGGAGACTGTGGCTGGCCACCGCTCAGCTGCTCCCACCCGGACGACGAGGAGGAATATTATGGCTCTGACCCCCGGCCCTGCAGCCTGGCGTTGGAGGATAAAGAAGAAGGAGACAAGccccagggaggaggagacggaggggaaggaggaggcCTGGATGCTGCCTCCCTGCCAAGTCTCTCAGATAACTCACCGCAGTGCCGGATCTGCTTCCAGGGGCCAGAGAAG ggggAGCTGTTGAGCCCATGTCGCTGTAATGGCTCTGTGCGTTGTACCCACCAGTCCTGCCTTATTCGATGGATCAGTGAGAGAGGCTCCTGGAGCTGTGAGATATGCTACACCAAGTACCAGGTCCTGGCCATCAGTACCAAAAACCCACTCCAG TGGCAGTCCCTCTCTCTGACCGTGATCGAGAAGGTGCAGATCGCAGCCATCATCCTGGGCTCCTTGTTCCTCATCGCGAGTATCTCCTGGTTGGTGTGGTCCTCACTCAGCCCCTCGGCCAAGTGGCAGCGGCAGGACCTGCTCTTTCAGATATGCTACGGCATGTACGGCTTCATGGACATTGTTTGCATAG GCCTTATAATCCATGAAGGGTCGTCTGTTTACCGAATCTTTAAGCGCTGGCAGGCGGTGAACCAGCAGTGGAAAGTGCTGAACTATGAGAAAGCGAAGGACTTAGGTGACCTGTTCAACTCGGGCAGTAAAGGCGCGGGTCGCGTTGAGAGGAACTCTGCTCACACCGTCACAGACAGCAGACGGAGGACGAATCGCCATGTCAGGACTATTCTCCACCACCACTGTGGCTACACTCTTTTGCACATCCTCAGCCAGTTAAGACCAAACAGCCTGCGCAGTGCCAACCATGAGGTGGTCATGAGAGTGACCACTGTATGA
- the mettl1 gene encoding tRNA (guanine-N(7)-)-methyltransferase: MSSSMPQKRFYRQRAHSNPMAHHSFDYPVCPEEMDWSTLYPHVLTGDQPEKETPRVEFADIGCGYGGLLVELSPLFPENLILGLEIRVKVSDYVQDRIKSLRAAEPGSYQNIACLRSNAMKYLPNFFTKGQLSKMFFLFPDPHFKKTKHKWRIISPTLLAEYAYTLRVGGLVYTNTDVEEVHLWMVKHFTEHPLFTRMSDEELVGDVITSRLGTCTEEGKKVLRNGGKNFLAVFRRIENFD; the protein is encoded by the exons ATGAGTTCGTCAATGCCTCAGAAGAGGTTCTACAGACAGCGAGCCCATTCTAACCCCATGGCTCATCACTCGTTTGACTA TCCTGTGTGTCCAGAGGAAATGGACTGGTCCACGCTGTACCCACACGTCCTCACTGGAGACCAGCCTGAGAAAGAGACCCCCCGAGTGGAGTTTGCAGACATTGGATGTGGATATGGAGGTCTACTAG TGGAGTTATCTCCACTTTTCCCAGAGAATCTCATCCTGGGCCTGGAGATCCGTGTCAAAGTTTCGGATTATGTTCAGGATCGTATCAAATCACTACGTGCCgctgaaccaggaagctaccaGAACATCGCCTGCCTTCGCAGCAACGCAATGAAGTATCTGCCCAACTTCTTTACTAAAGGACAG CTCAGTAAgatgttcttcctcttccctgaCCCTCACTTTAAGAAGACCAAGCACAAgtggaggatcatcagtcccaCGTTGTTGGCAGAGTACGCCTACACACTGAGAGTCGGG GGTTTGGtgtacacaaacactgatgtggAGGAAGTTCACCTCTGGATGGTGAAGCACTTCACGGAACATCCACTGTTTACACGCATGTCTGATGAAGAGCTG GTCGGGGACGTCATCACCAGCCGTTTGGGTACTTGCacagaagaaggaaagaaagtgcTGAGAAACGGAGGGAAAAATTTCCTGGCGGTTTTCCGGAGGATTGAGAATTTTGACTAA